One Leucobacter muris DNA segment encodes these proteins:
- the aspS gene encoding aspartate--tRNA(Asn) ligase, with protein MTERVLIKDLAAREDGPVRVSGWVEKVRDQRYVQFVVLRDESGAVQLVNGGVLREPDPENPRSDILVPRTTTISELTHGTFVTVEGELQHNERVKLGGVEIQIEQIEVVSKALPDNPIAADSGIDVRLDWRFLDLRRPEQNLVFRVQTTFLHALRQVWIDRGFIEIQTPKLMASASESRAELFEVEYFEGKAFLAQSPQFFKQMAQAAGFGAIFEVGPAFRADPSFTSRHATEFTSVDTELSWIDSHEDVMELHEELVVAGLSAVKEKHGEEIQKLFGIELEVPSRPFPRIPLAEAKEIVKAEGYEIPRADADMDPEGERRIAAHVKQKYGHDFVFLTDYAWSIRPFYHMRHADDASLTNSYDLIYRGTEISTGAQREHRIEVLEAQAVEKGMDPKELDFYLDFFRYGVPPHGGFGMGLGRVLMLMLQQPSIREVTYLFRGPNRLLP; from the coding sequence GTGACTGAGCGTGTATTGATCAAGGATCTGGCCGCCCGTGAAGACGGCCCCGTGCGTGTTTCCGGCTGGGTCGAGAAGGTGCGCGACCAGCGCTACGTGCAGTTCGTCGTGCTGCGCGACGAGAGCGGTGCGGTGCAGCTGGTGAACGGCGGCGTGCTGCGCGAGCCGGATCCCGAGAACCCGCGATCCGACATCCTCGTGCCGCGCACCACCACCATCAGCGAGCTCACCCACGGCACGTTCGTGACCGTCGAGGGCGAACTGCAGCACAACGAGCGCGTGAAGCTCGGCGGCGTCGAGATCCAGATCGAGCAGATCGAGGTCGTCTCGAAGGCGCTGCCCGACAACCCGATCGCCGCCGACAGCGGCATCGACGTGCGCCTCGACTGGCGCTTCCTCGACCTGCGCCGCCCCGAGCAGAACCTGGTCTTCCGCGTGCAGACCACGTTCCTGCACGCGCTGCGCCAGGTGTGGATCGACCGCGGCTTCATCGAGATCCAGACGCCGAAGCTCATGGCGAGCGCCTCCGAGTCGCGCGCCGAGCTGTTCGAGGTCGAGTACTTCGAGGGCAAGGCGTTCCTCGCGCAGAGCCCGCAGTTCTTCAAGCAGATGGCGCAGGCCGCCGGCTTCGGCGCCATCTTCGAGGTGGGTCCCGCCTTCCGCGCCGATCCCTCGTTCACCTCGCGGCACGCGACCGAGTTCACCTCGGTCGACACCGAGCTGAGCTGGATCGACTCGCACGAGGACGTCATGGAGCTGCACGAGGAACTCGTCGTGGCCGGCCTCTCGGCCGTGAAGGAGAAGCACGGTGAGGAGATCCAGAAGCTCTTCGGCATCGAGCTCGAGGTGCCGTCGCGCCCGTTCCCGCGCATCCCCCTCGCCGAGGCGAAGGAGATCGTGAAGGCCGAGGGCTACGAGATCCCCCGCGCCGACGCCGACATGGACCCCGAGGGCGAGCGCCGCATCGCCGCGCACGTCAAGCAGAAGTACGGGCACGACTTCGTGTTCCTCACCGACTACGCGTGGTCGATCCGCCCGTTCTACCACATGCGCCACGCCGATGACGCGTCGCTCACCAACAGCTACGACCTCATCTACCGCGGCACCGAGATCTCCACGGGCGCGCAGCGCGAGCACCGCATCGAGGTGCTCGAGGCTCAGGCCGTCGAGAAGGGCATGGACCCGAAGGAGCTCGACTTCTACCTCGATTTCTTCCGCTACGGGGTTCCGCCGCACGGCGGCTTCGGCATGGGCCTGGGCCGTGTGCTGATGCTCATGCTGCAGCAGCCGTCGATCCGCGAGGTGACCTACCTCTTCCGCGGCCCGAACCGCCTGCTGCCGTAG
- a CDS encoding S24/S26 family peptidase has product MIGRLFGTVTTIVLVIAAVGLAAWFGYSAATGATLIAFRTGSMSPTMPQGAIAVTVPVPASELEVGDVVTVQRAGEETPVTHRVVEIGPALIGEATAVDIRAAAPGSGPPDLSSPEARRIVMQGDDNDTPDHLPYALEDGRRVVFALPHAGAALMTAQTPIGMGALILTAGVLVVWAFWPRTPRELEEPAAGGTAAIGADPAALGADSTVRAAGIADPPPRAADPVARARHAEGARR; this is encoded by the coding sequence ATGATCGGGAGGCTCTTCGGAACGGTGACGACCATCGTGCTCGTGATCGCCGCGGTCGGCCTCGCAGCGTGGTTCGGCTATTCCGCCGCGACGGGCGCCACCCTCATCGCGTTCCGCACGGGCTCGATGAGCCCGACGATGCCGCAGGGTGCGATCGCGGTGACGGTGCCGGTGCCGGCGTCCGAGCTCGAGGTCGGAGACGTGGTGACGGTGCAGCGCGCGGGCGAGGAGACGCCGGTCACGCACCGCGTCGTCGAGATCGGCCCGGCACTGATCGGGGAGGCGACCGCGGTCGACATCCGCGCCGCGGCTCCGGGATCGGGGCCGCCGGATCTCAGCAGCCCGGAGGCGCGCCGGATCGTCATGCAGGGCGACGACAACGATACGCCCGACCACCTGCCCTACGCGCTCGAGGACGGGCGTCGGGTGGTCTTCGCCCTGCCGCACGCGGGCGCCGCGCTGATGACGGCGCAGACGCCGATCGGCATGGGAGCGCTGATCCTCACGGCCGGCGTGCTCGTCGTCTGGGCGTTCTGGCCGCGGACCCCGCGGGAGCTCGAGGAGCCCGCCGCGGGCGGCACCGCGGCTATCGGCGCGGATCCCGCGGCGCTCGGCGCGGATTCCACAGTCCGCGCCGCCGGCATCGCGGATCCGCCGCCCCGCGCCGCTGATCCCGTGGCCCGAGCCCGTCACGCGGAGGGGGCGCGGCGATGA
- a CDS encoding choice-of-anchor G family protein, with translation MSRRIRNRRGVGGVAAAVLVSTALVAQGGIATDATWNDAEWAHAPATAVGTSDCAAAAGHFAARGEGRALSGSLLGVDLDTIAEVEGVTVTNNGERTLHTAGAPVSGLEGAFRDPLTVNALTALQLPLTGLLELPTDNSTGVVGQFGQARTDGLAHGAGGYVTDSGGIDLADEQTGGYPGLATLRLSDLLNSPLLGDIGLGSTLSGVSDLELEVGAVAGEARLDACAEAWSSGGGTGSAARTVAAIAADDVVAGLERRYLAASADLRFASPVVGALSSELNALLGGLEGTVNGLIGAGGVKPGIESGVATLLNAVLSTPLLTLGSVELNTLTAQIDLAPVRSLIDTGFHDSGGVISVDAASGTVSIDTSALLQQAYPDRVGDGLNGLPPNTNLLADPAILNALTQSLTEALTEWLGQVETRLVEAVDRVRITSTLSVNLRARLLAITPFIDVGHIAVSVDGTLADLRSNAPGTVSTEVKLLSGLLGALTDLLTKGLLKPVLDLLLNTLLGGAGGVIGGVVDGVLPAVANLPSQFAGVTAPLISLVTRVYTGLFLSSVLSITVNAQNAPASGGPPPPDWQPGRPTAPPEGRYEVAALRVGVLDGLGPNGVRLYLGRASVGPGCSAAQAALPGSACAGY, from the coding sequence ATGAGCCGGCGGATCCGGAACCGGCGCGGGGTCGGCGGGGTGGCGGCCGCGGTGCTCGTGTCGACCGCGCTCGTCGCGCAGGGGGGCATCGCGACCGACGCGACGTGGAACGATGCCGAGTGGGCGCACGCGCCCGCGACGGCCGTCGGCACCTCCGATTGCGCTGCGGCGGCCGGGCACTTCGCGGCGCGGGGCGAGGGCCGCGCGCTCAGCGGATCGCTGCTCGGCGTCGACCTCGACACCATCGCCGAGGTGGAAGGGGTCACCGTCACGAACAACGGAGAGCGCACCCTGCACACGGCGGGCGCGCCGGTCTCCGGGCTCGAGGGGGCCTTCCGCGATCCGCTCACCGTCAACGCGCTCACCGCCCTGCAGCTGCCCCTCACCGGCCTGCTCGAGCTGCCGACCGACAACAGCACCGGAGTGGTGGGCCAGTTCGGCCAGGCCCGAACCGACGGCCTCGCGCACGGCGCGGGCGGGTACGTCACCGACTCGGGCGGCATCGATCTCGCCGACGAGCAGACCGGCGGGTATCCGGGTCTCGCGACCCTCAGACTCTCCGATCTGCTGAACTCGCCGCTGCTCGGAGACATCGGGCTCGGGAGCACGCTGAGCGGCGTCTCCGACCTCGAACTCGAGGTCGGAGCGGTCGCGGGGGAAGCGCGCCTCGACGCCTGCGCCGAGGCGTGGAGCAGCGGGGGCGGCACCGGGAGCGCCGCCCGCACGGTGGCGGCCATCGCGGCCGACGACGTCGTCGCGGGGCTCGAACGCCGCTACCTCGCCGCCTCGGCCGATCTGCGGTTCGCGTCCCCCGTCGTCGGCGCGCTCTCCTCGGAGCTGAACGCACTGCTCGGAGGCCTCGAGGGCACCGTGAACGGCCTGATCGGAGCCGGCGGGGTGAAACCGGGCATCGAATCGGGGGTCGCCACGCTGCTCAACGCCGTCCTCTCCACCCCGCTGCTGACTCTCGGCTCCGTCGAACTCAACACGCTCACCGCGCAGATCGATCTGGCGCCCGTGCGCTCGCTCATCGACACCGGGTTCCACGACAGCGGCGGCGTGATCTCGGTCGACGCCGCGTCGGGCACCGTCTCGATCGACACGAGCGCCCTGCTGCAGCAGGCGTACCCCGACCGTGTGGGCGACGGGCTCAACGGGCTGCCGCCCAATACGAATCTGCTCGCCGACCCGGCGATCCTGAACGCCCTGACCCAGAGCCTGACCGAGGCGCTGACCGAGTGGCTCGGTCAGGTGGAGACCCGGCTGGTCGAGGCCGTCGACCGCGTCCGGATCACCTCGACGCTCTCGGTCAACCTGCGCGCGCGCCTGCTCGCCATCACGCCGTTCATCGACGTCGGCCACATCGCCGTCTCGGTCGACGGCACCCTCGCCGATCTGCGCTCGAACGCGCCGGGAACCGTCTCGACAGAGGTGAAGCTCCTCAGCGGCCTCCTCGGAGCCCTGACCGATCTCCTCACGAAGGGGCTGCTCAAACCGGTGCTCGATCTGCTGTTGAACACGCTGCTGGGCGGCGCGGGCGGGGTGATCGGCGGCGTCGTCGACGGGGTGCTCCCCGCCGTCGCGAACCTTCCCTCGCAGTTCGCCGGCGTCACCGCCCCGCTGATCTCGCTGGTGACGCGCGTGTACACCGGACTGTTCCTCTCGAGCGTCCTCTCGATCACCGTGAACGCGCAGAACGCCCCCGCCTCGGGCGGTCCGCCGCCGCCGGACTGGCAGCCGGGTCGGCCGACGGCGCCGCCCGAGGGCCGGTACGAGGTGGCGGCGCTGCGCGTCGGCGTCCTCGACGGACTCGGCCCGAACGGGGTGCGCCTCTACCTCGGACGCGCCTCGGTCGGACCGGGCTGCTCGGCCGCGCAGGCCGCGCTCCCCGGCAGCGCGTGCGCCGGATACTGA
- a CDS encoding FAD-dependent oxidoreductase — protein sequence MTNRIWDTIVIGGGAAGLSAAQALGRSLRRTLVLDAGSPRNRFASHMHNVLGLDGTPPLELLERGRAEVERYGVELRAASVIAVRDGNESGSGSPDTLHVELEAGEVLETRALVVATGLADELPAIPGLAEHWGSGVLHCPYCHGWEVRGRRLAVLTTSPLGLHQARLLRQWTDDLTVFTAGLGELGDEPRRELEARGVTLVEEPVTEVVGDGSGITAVRTPRGEIGIDAVFTAGALVPHDGFLAGLDLDRSETPMGSFIAVDPTGRTSHPRIWAAGNAVNPGASVPIVMGAGTLAGAAVNAALVDDDFEIAVAADAAPSPVEAVRPDAAGRRSDEPAGAAEHQHGQGHRRGARERRESQGGHGAHPHPAAADAPDPGEDPVAFWERRYGDAGRIWSGRVNRSLADAVADRRPGSALDLGCGEGGDVLWLAERGWRATGIDLSETAVARASAAADERGIAEARFIAADLGEWLSDPERIDGSPTGFDLVTASFLQSPVELPRERILRAAARRVAPGGSLVVISHGAPPPWAEGHCGPFPSPESELALLDLDPERWTVTAETRTRPATGPDGAEDLLDDTVVVATRVG from the coding sequence ATGACGAACCGAATCTGGGACACCATCGTGATCGGCGGCGGGGCCGCCGGGCTCAGCGCAGCGCAGGCGCTCGGCCGCTCGCTGCGCCGCACGCTCGTGCTCGACGCCGGCAGCCCGCGCAACCGCTTCGCCTCGCACATGCACAACGTGCTCGGGCTCGACGGCACGCCGCCCCTCGAACTGCTCGAGCGCGGCCGGGCCGAGGTCGAGCGCTACGGCGTCGAGCTGCGCGCGGCATCGGTGATCGCGGTGCGCGACGGGAACGAATCGGGGTCGGGATCGCCGGACACCCTGCACGTCGAGCTGGAGGCGGGCGAAGTGCTCGAGACGCGCGCCCTCGTCGTCGCGACCGGCCTCGCCGACGAACTGCCCGCCATCCCCGGTCTCGCCGAGCACTGGGGCAGCGGGGTTCTGCACTGCCCCTACTGCCACGGCTGGGAGGTTCGTGGGCGCCGCCTCGCGGTGCTGACGACGTCGCCCCTCGGCCTGCACCAAGCACGGCTGCTGCGCCAGTGGACCGACGACCTCACCGTGTTCACCGCCGGCCTCGGCGAACTGGGCGACGAGCCCCGCCGCGAGCTCGAAGCGCGCGGCGTGACCCTCGTCGAGGAGCCCGTCACCGAGGTCGTCGGCGACGGATCCGGGATCACCGCCGTGCGCACCCCGCGCGGGGAGATCGGCATCGACGCCGTCTTCACCGCCGGCGCCCTCGTGCCCCACGACGGCTTCCTCGCCGGCCTCGACCTCGATCGCTCGGAGACGCCGATGGGCTCCTTCATCGCGGTCGACCCGACGGGGCGCACGAGCCACCCGCGCATCTGGGCGGCGGGAAACGCGGTGAACCCGGGGGCGTCCGTGCCGATCGTGATGGGCGCGGGCACCCTGGCCGGTGCCGCGGTGAACGCGGCGCTCGTCGACGACGACTTCGAGATCGCCGTCGCCGCCGACGCCGCCCCGAGTCCCGTCGAGGCGGTCCGCCCCGACGCTGCCGGGCGCCGCTCCGACGAACCCGCGGGCGCTGCGGAGCACCAGCACGGGCAGGGCCATCGCCGGGGGGCCCGCGAGCGCCGCGAGAGCCAGGGCGGCCACGGGGCCCACCCGCACCCGGCGGCGGCGGACGCGCCCGATCCCGGCGAAGACCCGGTGGCATTCTGGGAGCGCCGCTACGGCGATGCGGGCCGCATCTGGTCGGGGCGCGTCAACCGCTCGCTCGCCGACGCGGTCGCCGACCGCAGGCCGGGCAGCGCGCTCGACCTCGGCTGCGGCGAGGGCGGCGACGTGCTCTGGCTGGCCGAGCGCGGATGGCGGGCCACGGGCATCGACCTCTCCGAGACCGCGGTCGCGCGGGCCTCTGCGGCCGCTGATGAGCGCGGGATCGCGGAGGCGCGCTTCATCGCGGCCGACCTGGGCGAGTGGCTCTCGGATCCCGAGCGGATCGACGGATCCCCGACGGGGTTCGACCTCGTCACGGCGAGCTTCCTGCAGTCGCCCGTCGAGTTGCCGCGCGAGCGCATCCTGCGCGCCGCGGCCAGGCGGGTCGCGCCCGGCGGCAGCCTCGTGGTGATCTCCCACGGCGCCCCGCCCCCGTGGGCGGAGGGCCACTGCGGGCCGTTCCCCAGCCCGGAGAGCGAGCTCGCACTGCTCGACCTCGATCCCGAGCGCTGGACGGTGACCGCCGAGACCCGCACCCGCCCGGCGACCGGCCCCGACGGCGCCGAGGACCTGCTCGACGACACCGTCGTGGTGGCCACCCGCGTCGGGTAG
- a CDS encoding helix-turn-helix domain-containing protein produces MDELQRLGPRLRSARQERGWTLDELAERAGMSASTLSRLESGKRQASLELLLPLTRQLGIRVDDLLEPPDRDPRVHRRAIRREGMTIAPLTREESEVRAFKITYHPEAPECPPQTHPGHEWLYVMSGRLQLTLGEQELVLGRGEAAEFDTAVPHRMRAAGGRPAEVISIFNTVGERLHLHTPDAEPR; encoded by the coding sequence ATGGACGAACTGCAGAGGCTCGGCCCCCGGCTGAGGTCGGCGCGGCAGGAGCGCGGATGGACGCTCGACGAGCTCGCGGAGCGCGCCGGCATGTCGGCCAGCACGCTCTCCCGACTCGAGTCGGGCAAGCGGCAGGCGAGCCTCGAACTGCTGCTCCCGCTCACCAGGCAGCTCGGGATCCGCGTCGACGACCTGCTCGAACCGCCCGACCGCGACCCCCGCGTGCACCGCCGCGCGATCCGCCGCGAGGGCATGACGATCGCTCCGCTGACGCGCGAGGAGTCCGAGGTGCGCGCCTTCAAGATCACCTACCACCCGGAGGCGCCCGAATGCCCCCCGCAGACGCACCCCGGCCACGAGTGGCTCTACGTGATGTCGGGCCGGCTGCAGCTCACGCTCGGCGAGCAGGAGCTCGTGCTCGGCCGCGGCGAGGCCGCCGAGTTCGACACCGCCGTGCCGCATCGCATGCGCGCCGCGGGAGGCCGCCCCGCCGAGGTCATCAGCATCTTCAACACCGTGGGCGAGCGCCTGCACCTGCACACCCCCGACGCCGAGCCGCGATAG
- a CDS encoding VOC family protein: MDAHETRAANGAHTTAGMPHGSTSLTPFLAIPRAAAAIEFYRDVFGARVVDVTEMGGAVAHAELDFGAGHLQLGEPMPDYHLVAAPEGEDDCYSMGLYVPDVDAVVERAVAAGATVREAPADFVSGDRFASIRDPFGVRWSVMTRVEDLSEEESAARVREWARSFEG; this comes from the coding sequence ATGGACGCACATGAGACGCGCGCCGCGAACGGCGCGCACACCACAGCAGGCATGCCCCACGGTTCGACGAGCCTGACGCCCTTCCTCGCGATCCCGAGAGCCGCCGCCGCGATCGAGTTCTACCGCGACGTGTTCGGGGCGCGGGTCGTCGACGTCACCGAGATGGGCGGCGCGGTCGCGCACGCCGAGCTCGACTTCGGCGCCGGTCACCTGCAGCTCGGGGAGCCGATGCCCGATTATCACCTCGTCGCCGCGCCAGAGGGCGAGGATGACTGCTACTCGATGGGGCTGTACGTGCCCGACGTCGACGCCGTCGTGGAGCGGGCCGTCGCGGCGGGGGCGACCGTGCGCGAGGCGCCCGCCGACTTCGTGTCGGGCGACCGCTTCGCGAGCATCCGAGACCCCTTCGGGGTGCGCTGGTCGGTGATGACCCGCGTCGAGGATCTCTCGGAGGAGGAGAGCGCCGCCCGCGTGCGCGAGTGGGCGAGGTCGTTCGAGGGCTGA
- a CDS encoding helix-turn-helix domain-containing protein, whose translation MGEDRRGVLYPQRLPEFHRVPPCAGLEHAVRWFWIPEWRLAEGEESRQELLPFPACNIVVEPEGAIAVGPATQRSERVLTGSGWAVGALLRPAAVPTLAPDPAAIRDAARPVDDPGLLADVTRAMSDPSASGRERRERAVARLSHWIAERVPAPGSPEEGDGAIANRLAEALADPALTRVDQLPARLHVSARTLQRVAERFFGLSLHSMIRRRRIQEGAERLREHTGLGIADLASELGYADHAHFTTDFKRLLGVTPSEYRQRARD comes from the coding sequence ATGGGCGAGGACCGGCGCGGCGTGCTCTACCCGCAGCGCCTGCCCGAGTTCCACCGGGTGCCGCCGTGCGCCGGGCTGGAGCACGCGGTGCGCTGGTTCTGGATCCCCGAGTGGCGACTCGCCGAGGGCGAGGAGTCGCGGCAGGAGCTGCTGCCGTTCCCCGCGTGCAACATCGTGGTGGAACCGGAGGGCGCCATCGCGGTCGGCCCGGCGACGCAGCGCTCGGAGCGCGTGCTGACCGGCAGCGGCTGGGCCGTCGGCGCGCTGCTGCGGCCCGCGGCGGTGCCGACCCTGGCCCCCGATCCCGCCGCGATCCGCGATGCCGCCCGGCCCGTCGACGACCCGGGCCTGCTCGCCGACGTGACACGCGCGATGTCGGATCCGTCGGCATCGGGGCGGGAGCGCCGCGAACGCGCCGTGGCGCGGCTCTCGCACTGGATCGCCGAGCGGGTGCCCGCACCGGGTTCGCCCGAGGAGGGCGACGGTGCGATCGCGAACCGTCTCGCGGAGGCGCTCGCGGATCCCGCACTGACCCGCGTCGACCAGCTGCCGGCTCGCCTGCACGTCTCGGCCCGCACGCTGCAGCGCGTCGCCGAACGCTTCTTCGGGCTGTCGCTGCACTCGATGATCCGCAGGCGGCGCATCCAGGAGGGCGCCGAACGGCTGCGCGAGCACACGGGGCTCGGGATCGCCGACCTCGCGAGCGAGCTCGGCTACGCCGACCACGCGCACTTCACGACCGACTTCAAGCGGCTGCTCGGGGTCACCCCGAGCGAGTACCGGCAGCGGGCCCGCGACTGA
- a CDS encoding Dabb family protein, translating into MTLRHIVSWKFAGETREQRDAQAAEAIARIAPLRERVPSVRALSLHRNELFDGANYDLTLIADFDDAAGLAEYAEHPEHLPVIDYMKTVTAARAASDFTI; encoded by the coding sequence ATGACCCTGCGCCACATCGTGAGCTGGAAGTTCGCCGGTGAGACCCGCGAGCAGCGCGACGCCCAGGCGGCCGAGGCGATCGCCCGCATCGCGCCGCTGCGCGAGCGCGTGCCCTCGGTGCGCGCCCTCTCGCTGCACCGCAACGAGCTGTTCGACGGCGCCAACTACGATCTGACGCTCATCGCCGACTTCGACGACGCCGCCGGTCTGGCCGAGTACGCCGAGCATCCCGAGCACCTGCCCGTGATCGACTACATGAAGACGGTCACCGCGGCGCGCGCCGCGAGCGACTTCACGATCTGA
- a CDS encoding glutaredoxin family protein: protein MTTVQLTLIGKPGCHLCDDARAAIAEVRDELGRRGIVTELTELDILRDEELARRHSEDIPVVQINGRRHAIWRVDPARLSAAVEKAARRPRLFSRN from the coding sequence GTGACGACCGTGCAGCTCACCCTCATCGGCAAGCCCGGCTGCCATCTCTGCGACGACGCCCGTGCGGCGATCGCGGAGGTGCGCGATGAGCTGGGGCGGCGCGGGATCGTCACCGAGCTCACCGAGCTCGACATCCTGCGGGACGAGGAGCTCGCGCGCCGCCACTCGGAGGACATCCCGGTGGTGCAGATCAACGGGCGCCGCCACGCGATCTGGCGGGTCGATCCCGCCCGGCTCTCCGCCGCGGTCGAGAAGGCCGCCCGCCGCCCGCGCCTGTTCTCCCGCAACTGA
- a CDS encoding 30S ribosomal protein bS22: MGSVIKKRRKRMSKKKHRKLLRKTRHQRRNKK, encoded by the coding sequence GTGGGTTCAGTAATCAAGAAGCGCCGCAAGCGCATGTCCAAGAAGAAGCACCGCAAACTGCTGCGCAAGACGCGTCACCAGCGTCGCAACAAGAAGTAA
- a CDS encoding ArsR/SmtB family transcription factor, with product MPDIFGVIADATRRDILRVLLERHQQDAEMSVSEIVGQLEISQPTVSKHLKVLREAELVTVREEGQHRFYALDPEPLEMVEDFVIPFLSAGFDTEVTVEYLSEDGDRVPGPDGDDPFGDPLDGDEVLSEETAAAAERIGRAAARAEHRVKELVARFKLRA from the coding sequence ATGCCAGATATTTTCGGAGTCATCGCCGACGCGACCCGGCGCGACATTCTCCGCGTGCTGCTCGAACGTCACCAGCAGGACGCCGAGATGAGCGTCTCCGAGATCGTCGGGCAGCTCGAGATCAGCCAGCCCACGGTGTCGAAGCATCTGAAGGTGCTGCGCGAGGCCGAGCTGGTGACCGTGCGCGAGGAGGGGCAGCACCGCTTCTACGCCCTCGATCCCGAGCCGCTCGAGATGGTCGAAGACTTCGTGATCCCGTTCCTGTCGGCCGGCTTCGACACCGAGGTGACGGTCGAGTACCTCTCCGAGGACGGCGACCGGGTGCCGGGCCCCGACGGCGACGACCCGTTCGGCGACCCCCTCGACGGCGACGAGGTGCTCTCCGAGGAGACCGCCGCGGCGGCCGAGCGCATCGGCCGCGCCGCGGCCCGGGCCGAGCACCGCGTCAAAGAGCTGGTGGCCCGCTTCAAGCTGCGCGCGTAG
- a CDS encoding TrkH family potassium uptake protein, whose translation MIHSSPARFALLVFTSLILLWTAMLSLPIASRTGEMTPLADALFTAVSAICVTGLSTVDMSGHWSLFGELLILAGLQIGGIGVLTLASILGLTVTRRLGLRQRLLAAGDTNPMRMGRDVSESQAVGLGEIGGLLVAVAASLVVIEVALTALITPRLMAAGYDFWHALWNGFYLAASAFTNTGFVPLPGGLEPFNTDLYLLSVLAIGVFLGAIGFPVIFALYRYITGGGWRAHKRLGLHAKLTLSTTLIFVVVGWIAIAGLEFANPATLGGQGFWETLLSSGYMSVMTRSGGLGIIDPVDMNGSTLLVMDMLMFVGGGSASTAGGIKVTTLAVLFLAAYAEARGYRDIQVFDRRIPNEVLRVSVSILIWGATIVLVATVALLQLTGRPLDIVLFEVISAFGTCGLSTGLSSEVSDPGKYILAATMWAGRVGTVTLAAAVAASSRSRLFKLPEERPIVG comes from the coding sequence ATGATCCACTCCTCGCCCGCACGCTTCGCGCTGCTCGTCTTCACGAGCCTGATCCTGCTCTGGACGGCGATGCTCTCGCTGCCCATCGCGAGCCGCACGGGTGAGATGACGCCGCTCGCCGACGCGCTCTTCACCGCGGTCTCCGCGATCTGCGTGACCGGCCTCTCGACGGTCGACATGTCGGGTCACTGGTCGCTGTTCGGCGAGCTGCTGATCCTCGCCGGCCTGCAGATCGGGGGCATCGGCGTGCTCACCCTCGCGAGCATCCTCGGTCTCACCGTCACCCGCCGGCTGGGCCTCAGGCAGCGCCTGCTCGCGGCGGGCGACACGAACCCGATGCGCATGGGCCGCGACGTCTCGGAGAGCCAGGCGGTGGGCCTCGGCGAGATCGGCGGGCTGCTGGTGGCGGTGGCGGCGAGCCTCGTGGTGATCGAGGTCGCGCTCACGGCGCTCATCACGCCGCGGCTCATGGCCGCCGGCTACGACTTCTGGCACGCGCTCTGGAACGGCTTCTACCTCGCGGCCTCGGCGTTCACCAACACCGGCTTCGTGCCGCTGCCCGGCGGCCTCGAGCCGTTCAACACCGACCTCTACCTGCTGAGCGTGCTCGCCATCGGCGTGTTCCTCGGCGCCATCGGCTTCCCCGTGATCTTCGCGCTCTACCGCTACATCACCGGCGGCGGCTGGCGCGCGCACAAGCGCCTCGGCCTGCACGCGAAGCTCACCCTCTCGACGACGCTCATCTTCGTCGTGGTGGGGTGGATCGCGATCGCCGGGCTCGAGTTCGCGAACCCTGCCACGCTCGGCGGCCAGGGCTTCTGGGAGACGCTGCTCAGCTCGGGCTACATGTCGGTCATGACCCGCTCGGGCGGGCTCGGGATCATCGACCCGGTCGACATGAACGGCTCGACGCTGCTGGTCATGGACATGCTGATGTTCGTGGGCGGCGGATCGGCGTCGACCGCGGGCGGCATCAAGGTCACCACGCTCGCCGTGCTCTTCCTCGCCGCCTACGCCGAGGCCCGCGGCTACCGCGACATCCAGGTGTTCGACCGCCGCATCCCGAACGAGGTGCTGCGCGTGTCGGTCTCGATCCTCATCTGGGGCGCGACGATCGTGCTCGTCGCGACGGTCGCGCTGCTGCAGCTGACGGGCCGTCCGCTCGACATCGTGCTGTTCGAGGTGATCTCGGCGTTCGGCACCTGCGGGCTCTCGACGGGCCTGTCGAGCGAGGTCTCCGACCCGGGAAAGTACATTCTCGCGGCCACCATGTGGGCGGGCCGGGTGGGCACGGTGACGCTGGCCGCCGCCGTCGCGGCCTCGAGCCGTTCCCGCCTCTTCAAGCTCCCCGAGGAGAGGCCGATCGTTGGTTGA